Genomic window (Acidobacteriota bacterium):
CCTTCGCGTTTGCCAGATCAAATGAAAAGTGCTTTAATTGTTGTTTGCTCCGCGAGCAATATCTTTTGCCGAGAGGGGGTGAACGAATTATGGCTTACATTTCTGTTAATACGAACGAATCGATCGAGAATGCTCTCCGCCGTTTCAAGCGAAAGGTTATGACGGAAGAGATCATCAAGGATCTCAAGAAGCACGCGCATTTCATCCCGCCCGGCCAGAAAGCGAAACTCAAGTCGCAGAACGCCCGCAAACGGAACAAGAAACGCATGCGTTCGATGAGAACACAAAACAGCGCGCCGTCCAATGGCTAGTTGAAGTTGTATTCTCGCAGTTTCTATAATGCGTGAAACGAGGTTCATAATACTGATCCGCTCGTTTCACGCATTATCTGTTTTCTTTGCCGAATCCTAAGAATGCCGATTGAAAGACCACGCATCCTGATCACCAACGACGACGGCTACCATTCCGAAGGTATTCTCGCGCTCGAATCGGCGCTCAAAGAGATCGGCGACGTGTTCGTCGTCGCGCCCGCGTCGGAAATGTCGGGCGCGTCGCACAGCCTGACGCTCTCGCGGCCCTTGCGCATCAGGCAGATCGACGAACGCCACTGGACGGTTGACGGCACGCCGACGGACTGCGTCACCTTGGCCGTCAATATGATCCTCACGCCGCGGCAGTTGCCGGACATTTGTGCGTCCGGCATCAATCACGGTCCGAACCTCGGCGATGACGCGACCTATTCAGGTACGGTCGCGGGCGCGCTTGAATCGACGATCCTCGGCGTTCCGGGACTCGCTTTCAGCCTTGTGGCCAGCCGCGATTGTGATTTCAGCGAGTCCGCCCGCATCGCGCGGACGATCACCGAACGGGCGCTTGCCGAAGGATTGCCGCCAAATACGCTGCTCAACGTCAACATTCCGAAAGGGATTCCGAAAGGCGTCCGGATCACAAAACAAGGATTCAAGAACGCGCGCCCGATCATCACCGAACACATAGATCCCCGCGGGAAGCCCTACTATTGGATCGGTGAACTTCGCGAAGGGTTTCACGCCGAAGGCGGGACGGACTTTGAAGCGATCGACGAAGGGTATGTCTCGGTGACACCGATGCGGAGCGATCTGACGAATCATCAGGCGATCGAGCGCTTGCAAAATTGGGACTCGGAGTTATGATATTGATTCGCCATCGCCAAAAGGCGCGGCGTTCAAGATAAAGTGACGGGATCAAAGCTCTTAAAAGAATACGAGATACTTCGCGGTCAGATGATTCGAAAACTCCGCGACGAGTATCGCATCGCCGACGAGCGTGTGCTCAACGCGATGGCCGAAGTGCCGCGTGATTTTTTTGTTCCGACGGCGCTGAAATCTCAGGCCTATCGCGACAATGCGTTGCCGATAGCGTCGAATCAAACTATTTCGCAGCCGTTCATCGTCGCGCGGATGACCGAACTTCTCGAACTGAAACCGTCGTCAAGGGTTCTTGAAATCGGCGCCGGATCCGGATATCAGTCGGCAGTCCTCGCGAAACTGGCGGGATCCGTTTTCGCGATCGAGAGGATTCCGAATCTCGCTGCCGAAGCGCAGGAGCGTCTCAAGACGCTCGGCATCGGGAACGTTTCGCTGCGCTGCGCCGATGGCACTGCCGGTTGGGAGGTTTACGCGCCGTTCGATGCGATCCTTGTCGCCGCCGGAGGACCTGAAGTTCCGAAACCGTTGCTTGAACAGTTGAGGGTCGGCGGAAAACTCGTGATTCCCATCGGACAGGGCCAGAAGAGCCAAACACTGGTCCGGGTCACGCGCACAAGCGACGCCTTTGTTTCGGAGGACTTCGGCTCCTGCTCGTTCGTCCCGCTGATCGGCGAACACGGATGGAAAGGAGCGTAGGGTTGGGATTTGGGATTTGCGATTTGCGATTTGAGATATTTGAGATTTGAGATTCCAGAGGATTCCAGGGATTCCAAGAATTCCAGGGATTCCAAGAATTTCAGGGATTCCAGGGATTCCAAGAATTCCAGGGATTCCAGGGATTCCAGGGATTCCAGGAATTCCAGGGGATTCCAGAGGATTCCAAGAATTCCAGAGGAATTCCAGGAATTCCAGAGGATTCCAAGAATTCCAGAGGATTCCAGGGATTCCAAGAATTCCAGGGATTCCAAGAATTCCAGGGATTCCAAGAATTCCAGGGATTCCAGGAATTCCAGGGGATTCCAAGAATTCCAGAGGATTCCAGAGGATCGTAACCGCGTGTGCGCAGCACACGGAATCGATTTTTCCAACGGGATCCCCGAATCTGAAATCTTGGAATCCGGAATCCTGGAATCTGGAATCCGGATCCTGGAATCCTGGAAATCTGGAATCCGTAATCCGGAATCCTGGAAACTGAAATCTGAATCCCAGAATCTTTAATCCTGGAATCTGGAATCCTGGAATCCTGGAATCCTGGAATCCTGAAATCCGGAATCCTGAAATCCGGAATCCTGGAATCTGGAATCCTGAAATCCTGGGATCCGGAATCCTGGGATCCGGAATCCTGAAATCCGGAATCCTGGAATCTGGAATCTGGAATCTGGAATCTGGAATCCTGGAATTTGGAATCTGGAATCTGGAATCCGAGATCCCGGAATACGGAATCCTGGAATCTGGAATCCTGGAATCTGGAATCCTGGGATCCGGAATCCTGAAATCCGGAATCCTGAAATCCGGAATCCTGGAATCTGGAATCTGGAATCCTGGAATTTGGAATCTGGAATCTGGAATCCGAGATCCCGGAATACGGAATCCTGGAATCTGGAATCCTGGAATCTGGAATCCTGGAATCGTGAATCCTGAGACCTTCTTTATCGAATTATGTTTTTCGCTCTTATTCTCGGCATTTTTGAAGACATCAAAAAGACGTTTTGGTTTCTCGACCCGAACGTTTTGATCAATACGCTGCTCGACACGTTCGGCGTCTATGCTTACTTCGGTCTCTTCTTCATCGTTTTCGCGGAGACCGGACTGGCCGTCGGCTTTTTTCTGCCGGGCGATTCCCTGCTTGTCGTGACCGGCTTGTTCGCCAAGACCTATCCGGAGAAACTCAACGTCCTGATCGTGATGCTGTCGTTCTTTCTCGGATCGGTGCTCGGAGATTCTACCGGTTACTGGACCGGGCGCCTGATGGGCAAACGCTTGTTCAACCGCGAGAATTCACGGATCTTCAAGCCATCGCGAGTCGAAAAAGCCCACGCGTTCTTTGAGAAATACGGACCGAAAACCGTTTTGCTCGCGCGGTTCGTCCCGATCGTCCGAACGTTCGCGCCGCTGGTAATCGGAGCGGCCGAAATGCCGTACCATAAATTTTTGACATACAGCATCCTTGGCGGTCTGCTCTGGATCTCGAGTATGGTCTTCGCCGGTTACTTTTTGGGTTCGGCGATTGAAAACGCGTTCGGCATCAAGCTCGAAGCGCATATCGAAAAGGTCGTCATTCTCGTCATTTTCCTGTCGCTTCTGCCGCCGATGATCGAGTATCTGAAACATCGGTTTTCCAAAAAAGACGAACCGGTTTCGTAACGGAAAGATCGGTCTTGATACCGTTTCCTCCGTCCTTGCGCGTTAAGGACGGAGGATTTTTTATGGCTATCGATACCCGTTTATTGACTCGGCATACTGACCAACGATTGTTTCTCGCTGCCGCGGCATTGTTTCCGTTGCTGGTCTTCATCGGCTATTCGCGGACTTACTATCTCGGCAGTTTGTTCGATGCGCTGCCGCTGGCGAACAATCTTGTTCGTTTTCACGGACTCGTGATGTCGCTCTGGGTGGTCTATTTTTCCGTTCAAGTGGCGCTCATTCGAACAAAGAACGTCAACCTGCATATTTCGATGGGACTCGCCGGCATCGCGCTCGCGACGCTCGTCGTCGTCGTCGGACTGGCAACCGCGTATGACTCGAATCTCGTCCGCGGCGCCGCGCCTCCGGGGCTCGATCCGCATTCGTTCTTTGCGGTTCCTGTTTTTGATATGCTCAATTTCGTGATCTTGTTCACGGCGGCTATCTGTTATCGGAAGCGGCCGACCGAGCATAAACTGCTGATGCTGATGACGGCGTTCAACTTCGTCGGAGCCGCAATCGCCCGGATTCCGGTCGTGCCCGATGATTACATTATCTTCTGGGCATTCGGAGCGACGGACGCACTGATTCTCGCGGCGATCGGCTGGCACACCTGGAAACATCGCAAACTCAACCGCGTTTTTGCGGCGGGCGCGTTGCTCGTGTTCGTTTCGGAACCGCTGCGGATCTTCGTTTCGGGTACCGAATCGTGGCTTCGTTTTACGAACTGGCTGGCCAGTTAGCGACATTTTTGAACCGCGGACCCGATCGAGGTTGACTTACGCGATGCGGTCGCATAGAATCAAGAACTTGATTTAGCGGGGCGTGGCTCAGCCTGGTAGAGCGCACGGTTCGGGACCGTGAGGTCGGATGTTCAAATCATCTCGCCCCGACCACCTACAAAAAGAACAGTCGCCTTCATCGGCGGCCGTTCTTTTTTTAAATCCCGGATATCAACCCGAGTTAGGCCGAAAGGATTTCCATCGCGGATTCTTGTCGACCTTGCAGACCGATCTCCGCGCTGGAAAATGCCTGATCGGCGCAATGCCGGTAGTTTTCTCTTCGGAAATCTCCGGGCATAAACTCTCCAAAACCGGTTTTTCGCGCAAAGTCCGCCAAGTCCGCAAAGAGCGGGAATTCTCTGAATCTGATTTGTGCCTATTGCGTATTAAGATTGAATTCCTGGAAGGATCGTTCAACCCAAATTGCGTAACAGAAAATTTCTTTCCCGCGAAACCCGCCAAAAACGTGAAAAATGGCATTTTTGATGTTGTCTTTCGCGTATTTCGCGGGAAATTGCTTTTGATGAGTAATCTTGGTTCAATTTTCGTCCTTCCGCCATCGAAGTTGGCTCAAACCATTAAAATCAAAGGCCGATGCGCGATTCGGGTCGCAATCTGTCCACGCCATTCGCGGAAATGCGACCTTCTTTCCGAGCCTTCGAGTTTCTGGTCAGAGGTTCGCGATTCGCCAATTCAGGGCGAATAATGAACCATTGACCGCGAACAATTACCCTGCAGCAGGGCGATCGAAATCTTCCACACCAGGAATCCCCTGCGATTTTATTGCCTTTCACCTGATTTCGCAGCCTTCAGATCTGGCATATTACTTGCGCTTCCTAGTTTTGACGCTTGTATTTCACGCAATCGCCGGCGCTTCGTTTCGGTTGCGGCTCAACGTGTTTCGCATCCCAAATCGACACCGGACGGCGGATGAAGGCATCGTCAGGAGGCGACAGAATGAAGGTCACATCATTTCGAATTCCAAGAAGCGGTTTGATCGCACCCGCGATCGGTCTTGCCCTTCTGCTGCTTCTGTCTCCGGCTTTCAGTCAGGACAAGAAGGCACGCTGCGAGGCAAAAAAGGAAGAGCTCGCCAAGCTCGAGAAAAAGGCAGGCCAGCTGTCGGCTTTCGTAATCCCGCCGGTCCGCACGGCCCAAACAAAACTAAGCCGCGATGACCTGAGTCTGCTCAACAATGCAATGTCCGAACTGTCCTCAGTTAACTGGGAGTCAAGCCCGCCGATCGTGGAACTTTTGTACGCAGTCAGAACGCGCGGCGGATTTTCGGGCATGGCCGAACAATACGATTCTACTGCGAACTTCGACAACGTGCGGGCGGATGACAAGGAGTCTCTGCGCGCATTCATCGCGGCAACGCGCAGCGCGGTGATCTCAAGGATCAATTTGCTTAAGTTTTTCGACGAGAACCCCGATTCGGCTTCCGTCGCTCTTCGGGATTCGCAAACGAAGGTCGAAGAGCAAAGGGCGGAACTTGCAAGGATGAAATGCGATGAAACGGCCACCGACGAAAACGATCCGGCGACCGAGAAATCCAAGAAATCGCCGTGCGACCTAAAGAAGCAGGAGATCGCGGATCTCAGGGGAAAAGAGATTGAACTCAGGACGACGATCGACGAGGTCGACGATTGGATTGGCACGACCAGAGAGGATTTGGGTCTCCTCAATCACGTGATGGCCAATATCTCGGACCCGAACTGGCGTGCGACCGAATATAGGGCCAAGGTGGAAGCAATCTTCGGCCGCTCCCCGAGTTTG
Coding sequences:
- a CDS encoding VTT domain-containing protein; translated protein: MFFALILGIFEDIKKTFWFLDPNVLINTLLDTFGVYAYFGLFFIVFAETGLAVGFFLPGDSLLVVTGLFAKTYPEKLNVLIVMLSFFLGSVLGDSTGYWTGRLMGKRLFNRENSRIFKPSRVEKAHAFFEKYGPKTVLLARFVPIVRTFAPLVIGAAEMPYHKFLTYSILGGLLWISSMVFAGYFLGSAIENAFGIKLEAHIEKVVILVIFLSLLPPMIEYLKHRFSKKDEPVS
- a CDS encoding protein-L-isoaspartate(D-aspartate) O-methyltransferase; this translates as MIRKLRDEYRIADERVLNAMAEVPRDFFVPTALKSQAYRDNALPIASNQTISQPFIVARMTELLELKPSSRVLEIGAGSGYQSAVLAKLAGSVFAIERIPNLAAEAQERLKTLGIGNVSLRCADGTAGWEVYAPFDAILVAAGGPEVPKPLLEQLRVGGKLVIPIGQGQKSQTLVRVTRTSDAFVSEDFGSCSFVPLIGEHGWKGA
- the surE gene encoding 5'/3'-nucleotidase SurE yields the protein MPIERPRILITNDDGYHSEGILALESALKEIGDVFVVAPASEMSGASHSLTLSRPLRIRQIDERHWTVDGTPTDCVTLAVNMILTPRQLPDICASGINHGPNLGDDATYSGTVAGALESTILGVPGLAFSLVASRDCDFSESARIARTITERALAEGLPPNTLLNVNIPKGIPKGVRITKQGFKNARPIITEHIDPRGKPYYWIGELREGFHAEGGTDFEAIDEGYVSVTPMRSDLTNHQAIERLQNWDSEL
- a CDS encoding 30S ribosomal protein S21 — encoded protein: MAYISVNTNESIENALRRFKRKVMTEEIIKDLKKHAHFIPPGQKAKLKSQNARKRNKKRMRSMRTQNSAPSNG